The Streptomyces sp. NBC_01275 genome has a segment encoding these proteins:
- a CDS encoding winged helix-turn-helix domain-containing protein: MGERQSGDGGGREFQRVADELRARMAEGDYPLRSFLPSQRDLAEELGVSRDTVQRVLRELANEGWIESRQGSGSRVVRTPRIPTPTAGTGRPRRSVTLGPLIGEAFERPEVTLDVYTLTSESLDAHMRLQAERIHAGVVAPQRIALRLLLPLEDLPMPYPRDRDDQSNPRPGNRLGDRLHVITRRHTASLQALFRDLRTEGLVPSADLQIRHAPLVPAFKLYLLNGAESLLGPYEVVERDIELESGETIAALDVMGLGATLTHHVRDADPNSVGTVFVDSWQAWFDSVWNRLAR; the protein is encoded by the coding sequence GTGGGCGAACGGCAGAGCGGCGACGGCGGCGGCAGGGAATTCCAGCGAGTCGCCGACGAACTGCGCGCCCGGATGGCCGAAGGGGACTATCCCCTGCGCTCGTTCCTCCCGTCCCAGCGCGACCTCGCCGAGGAGCTCGGCGTCTCCCGGGACACCGTCCAGCGGGTGCTGCGCGAACTCGCCAACGAGGGGTGGATCGAGTCCCGTCAGGGCAGCGGATCCCGCGTGGTCAGGACGCCGCGGATCCCGACCCCGACGGCCGGGACCGGCCGCCCGCGCCGCTCGGTGACCCTCGGACCGCTGATCGGCGAGGCCTTCGAACGGCCCGAGGTCACCCTGGACGTCTACACGCTGACGTCCGAGTCCCTGGACGCGCACATGCGGCTCCAGGCCGAGCGCATCCACGCCGGCGTCGTCGCGCCCCAGCGCATCGCCCTGCGGCTGCTGCTGCCCCTCGAGGACCTGCCCATGCCCTATCCACGGGACAGGGACGACCAGTCCAATCCGCGTCCGGGAAACCGGCTGGGAGACCGCCTGCACGTCATCACGCGCCGGCACACGGCGTCGTTGCAAGCGCTGTTCAGGGACCTGCGGACCGAGGGGCTCGTCCCGTCCGCCGACCTCCAGATCCGGCACGCGCCGCTGGTCCCGGCCTTCAAGCTCTACCTCCTGAACGGCGCCGAGTCCCTGCTGGGCCCCTACGAGGTGGTCGAGCGGGACATCGAGCTGGAGTCCGGGGAGACGATCGCCGCCCTCGACGTGATGGGTCTCGGCGCGACCCTCACGCATCACGTCAGGGACGCCGACCCGAACTCGGTCGGCACCGTGTTCGTCGACAGCTGGCAGGCGTGGTTCGACTCGGTCTGGAATCGTCTCGCCCGATAA
- a CDS encoding HAD family hydrolase, with the protein MTSDTTQTEQQTDLPDLQELITRARVVLWDFDGPICRLFAGHSAESVADGLVEWLQGRGLHGLLTESERESLDPHVVLRAVDRRHPGSDLVAELEERLTQEELKATSSAMPTAYADPLIRTLTAVGLRLAITTNNSPRVVTQYLASRGLTSCFTPHFYGRTQDLHLLKPDPHCLNRALRAMGSAPATALMIGDTPSDFLAARTAGVPFLGYARNEHKEKLLRGAGATMVVNSLEPVLRAVRLQV; encoded by the coding sequence GTGACCTCTGATACGACGCAGACCGAACAGCAGACGGACCTACCGGATCTACAGGAGCTGATCACACGTGCGCGGGTCGTCCTCTGGGACTTCGACGGGCCGATCTGTCGGCTGTTCGCCGGGCACTCGGCGGAGAGCGTGGCCGACGGCCTGGTGGAGTGGCTCCAGGGGCGAGGCCTGCACGGCCTGTTGACGGAGTCCGAGCGCGAGTCCCTCGACCCGCACGTCGTGCTGCGCGCGGTGGACCGTCGGCACCCCGGCAGCGACCTGGTCGCGGAGCTGGAGGAACGTCTCACCCAGGAAGAGCTCAAGGCCACGTCCTCGGCGATGCCCACGGCCTACGCCGATCCCCTGATCCGCACCCTGACTGCGGTGGGCCTGCGCCTTGCGATCACCACGAACAACTCCCCCCGGGTGGTGACCCAGTATCTGGCGAGCCGAGGTCTCACCTCCTGCTTCACGCCCCACTTCTACGGCCGCACCCAGGACCTCCATCTCCTCAAGCCCGACCCGCACTGCCTCAACCGGGCCCTGCGCGCCATGGGCTCGGCCCCCGCCACCGCCCTGATGATCGGCGACACCCCCTCCGACTTCCTGGCCGCCCGCACCGCCGGCGTGCCGTTCCTGGGCTACGCGCGTAACGAGCACAAGGAGAAGCTGCTGAGGGGGGCGGGCGCCACGATGGTGGTGAACTCGCTGGAGCCGGTGCTGCGGGCGGTCAGACTCCAGGTCTGA
- a CDS encoding winged helix-turn-helix domain-containing protein, whose translation MVVTQENVAVNGSRRLSARQIADVLRERIRVGDLKAGDRLPTQAELADEFGVERGAVRQALRALQDDGLLTNVSKGSPPRIAEPPAPGHGEPQPTMVSLSPRLTAAFSATPHVRIDAACLTAESLIPALGEPLRLIHGGSIRPQKIDVRILLPSRDIDLAFPVPVDGRGDDDPVHQRWLAMRNAQGHVLRHNLQTLRSHGIDVDITFRALPFTPPVKLYLLNGTEALMAYYMVTRREEATDAGTLDMYDVMGTESLLFSFEKATGQRDAAFVEESQKWFDALWETITTDLTLS comes from the coding sequence CTGGTCGTGACTCAGGAGAACGTGGCAGTGAACGGCAGCAGAAGGCTCTCGGCCCGGCAGATCGCCGATGTCCTGCGCGAACGCATCCGCGTGGGCGATCTGAAGGCGGGCGACCGGCTGCCCACACAGGCCGAGCTCGCCGACGAGTTCGGGGTGGAGCGCGGTGCCGTACGCCAGGCCCTGAGGGCGCTGCAGGACGACGGACTGCTCACCAACGTGTCCAAGGGCAGCCCGCCGAGGATCGCGGAACCGCCCGCGCCGGGTCACGGCGAGCCCCAGCCCACCATGGTGAGCCTGTCCCCCCGTCTGACCGCGGCCTTCTCCGCCACCCCCCACGTCCGCATCGACGCGGCCTGTCTCACCGCCGAGAGCCTGATCCCGGCCCTGGGCGAGCCCCTCCGCCTCATCCACGGGGGCAGCATCCGCCCCCAGAAGATCGACGTCCGCATCCTGCTGCCGTCCCGCGACATCGACCTCGCCTTCCCGGTCCCGGTCGACGGCCGCGGCGACGACGACCCGGTCCACCAGCGCTGGCTGGCCATGCGCAACGCCCAGGGCCACGTCCTGCGCCACAACCTCCAGACCCTGCGCTCCCACGGCATCGACGTCGACATCACCTTCCGCGCCCTGCCGTTCACCCCGCCGGTGAAGCTGTACCTCCTCAACGGCACGGAGGCCCTGATGGCGTACTACATGGTCACGCGCCGGGAGGAGGCGACCGACGCGGGGACGCTCGACATGTACGACGTGATGGGCACCGAGTCGCTCCTCTTCTCCTTCGAGAAAGCCACCGGCCAGCGCGACGCCGCGTTCGTGGAGGAATCCCAGAAGTGGTTCGACGCCCTCTGGGAAACCATCACGACGGACCTGACACTCTCCTAG
- a CDS encoding winged helix-turn-helix domain-containing protein: protein MEPEHASVNGRRRAERPQRSHREVADELRTRIRTGVLRPGQRMPTQAKLADEFGVERGAVRQALRILQSEHLLTNVSKGSPATVAAHPGPAGPLMGPAATPQPSMVGLPLRMTEAFAAEHVEVDALCLTAVSLTAAIGEPLRQIHAGQLKPAKIDVRVLLPSRNIDLAFPTPVDDSAATGRLQRHWLAHRNAQGQVLRHNLLTLRSTHGIDVNVTFRALPFTPPVKLYLLNGTEALFAYYTVLRSEQTIDQEHLEMYDAEGTRSVLFAFEQGAGPRDTTFVEQSCVWFNALWETISSELLLTS, encoded by the coding sequence GTGGAGCCGGAACATGCCTCCGTCAATGGGCGGAGGAGGGCGGAGCGGCCGCAGCGGTCGCATCGCGAGGTGGCCGACGAGCTGCGCACCCGGATCAGGACCGGAGTGCTGCGGCCCGGCCAGCGCATGCCCACCCAGGCCAAGCTGGCGGACGAGTTCGGCGTCGAGCGCGGCGCCGTACGCCAGGCCCTGCGGATCCTGCAGTCGGAGCACCTGCTCACCAACGTCTCCAAGGGAAGCCCCGCGACGGTCGCCGCGCACCCGGGCCCGGCCGGACCCCTGATGGGACCCGCGGCCACGCCCCAGCCCTCGATGGTGGGGCTCCCGCTGCGCATGACCGAGGCCTTCGCGGCGGAGCATGTCGAGGTCGACGCCCTGTGCCTGACCGCGGTCTCGCTGACGGCGGCGATCGGCGAGCCACTGCGCCAGATCCACGCGGGACAGCTGAAACCGGCCAAGATCGATGTGCGGGTGCTGCTGCCGTCCCGGAACATCGACCTGGCCTTCCCGACGCCGGTGGACGACTCGGCGGCCACCGGGCGGCTGCAACGCCACTGGCTGGCCCATCGCAACGCCCAGGGCCAGGTGCTGCGGCACAACCTGCTCACGCTGCGCTCCACGCACGGCATCGACGTGAACGTCACCTTCCGCGCGCTGCCCTTCACTCCGCCCGTCAAGCTGTATCTGCTCAACGGGACGGAGGCGCTGTTCGCCTACTACACCGTGTTGCGCAGCGAGCAGACGATCGACCAGGAGCATCTGGAGATGTACGACGCCGAGGGCACGCGGTCGGTGCTGTTCGCCTTCGAACAGGGCGCCGGGCCGCGTGACACGACGTTCGTGGAACAGTCCTGCGTGTGGTTCAACGCGCTCTGGGAGACGATCAGTTCGGAGCTGCTGCTCACGAGCTGA